CAGGGTCTCTTGCGTGATCCACTGGGCATCGACCACCGCGGTAAGGTTGTCGGCGGTCACCGGCACCGGCGCCAGGAACCGGGCGGTCAACTCCGTCCCCCCGGGGGAGGTCCAGGAGGTCGCACCCTCGATATCCGCCATCGCGGTGCCGTTCGCCATGGCCACGGCGATCTCACCCGCGGCCCGGCCCAGATCCCGCGCGTCCTTCCACACGGACACGGTCTGGGTGCCCTTGGCCACCCGGTTCAGCGCGGCATGATCACCGTCCTGGCCCGAGACCGGGATCCCTTCCATGCCCTGGGCGGTCAGGGCCGCGACCACGCCACCCGCGGTCCCGTCGTTGGAGGCCACGACCGCGTCCACCTGGTTGTCCTGGGCGGTCAGGATCTGCTCCATGTTCCGCTGGGCGTTCGCCGGCAGCCAGCCATCGGTATAGGCCTCGCCCACGATGGTGATCTTGCCTGCGTCAATGGCATCCTGCAGGATCTCCTGCTGCCCGCCGCGCAGGAAGTCCGCGTTCGGGTCCGTGGGCGAGCCCTTGATCATCACGTAATTGCCCTCGGGGGCCTGCTCCAGCACGGCGCGGGCCTGCATCCGGCCCACTTCCACGTTGTCGAAGGTCAGGTAGAAGGCCCGCGGATCCTCGATCAGGCGGTCATAGCCAACCACCGGGATCCCCTCGTCGGCCGCGGCCTGCACGGCTGGGCCGATGGCCTGGCTGTCTTGGGCCAGAATAATCAGGGCATCGACACCCTGCGCAATCAGGCTCTCCACATCCGACAGCTGCTTGGCCGAGGACGACTGCGCGTCCGCCGAAACATAAGTGGCGCCGGCGGCTTCGAGCGCGGCCTTGATGGCGGCCTCGTCGGTCTTCCAACGCTCTTCCTGAAAATTCGACCAGCTGACACCGACCGTGACATCGGCATAGGCCGATGTGGTGACACCGGCCGCGACGATGGCGGCCGCGAGAATTGCTTTACGCATGTAGTCCTCCCAAATGTAGGCGCCTGAACCCAGGCTCCGGGGTCATTCGACCCTCACCCCCTCAGTGATGCAAAGTTTAATTCGGTTGTCAAAATAAATTTGACAGGTGGCGAAATTATATGCGTCATATTCCGGGAAAACCTGCCTTACACCGCCGCTTGAGGGAAAGATGCGCGGGTTTCTATGGGCTATAAAGTTCAGGGGATGAATTAATGCCAGAGGATGCCGCGACGCGCGACACTCCCGGATGCGGGCCCATGCTGCCCGATTCGGGCCGCAATGCAAAACCCCTGCGTCAGGCGGTATTCGAGCATGTGCGCGCCGCCGGGCACGCGCCGCGAATGGACATCGCCCGCGCCCTCGGCATCTCGCCCGGTTCGGTCACCACGCTGACCTCGGACCTGATCGAGGCGGGGTTTCTCACCGAAATCGCCGCCCCCGCCCGCGAGACCGGGCGCGGTCGCCCGCCCGTGGCCCTCGCCGTGGTGCCCGCGGCCCGCTACGTGCTTGGCCTGCGCCTGTCGGACGAGATGCACACGGTCAGCCTGTCGGATTTTTCCGGCACCGAACTGGCCACCGCCCACCGCGCGAGCCAGCCGGGGCGCTATGCGGTCGAGGCGCTGCTGACCGAGATGGCCACCCTGATCGACGAGGTGTTGGCGGCAGCCGCCCTGCCCCGCGACCGGGTGGCGGCGCTCGGCGTCGGTCTGCCGGGGGCCGTCCATCACGAAACCGGCCGCGTCGCCTGGTCGCCGATCCTCGCCGGGCAGGATCATGCCCTCCAGGCGATCATCGAAGACCGCTTCGGCCTGCCCGCGCATCTGGAGAATGACGCCAATGTCCTGACGCTGGCCGAGCTGTGGTTCGGTGCGGGCCGCGCGATGCAGGACTTCGCCGTGGTCACGATCGAACAAGGGGTCGGCATGGGGCTGGTGCTGAACAACCGGTTGTTTCGCGGCGCACAGGGGCTCGGGCTGGAGCTGGGGCACACCAAGGTGCAGCTCGACGGGGCGCTCTGCCGCTGTGGGCAGCGCGGCTGCCTGGAGGCGTATCTGGCCGACTACGCGCTGGTGCGCGAGGCCTCCACCGCGCTCGACCGCGACCCCCGCTCGGCCCAGACCGCCGCCGCCATGCTGGAGAGCCTGTTCGATCAGGCCAAGGCCGGCAACGGCGCGGCCAAGGCGATCTTTCAGCGCGCCGGGCGCTTCCTGTCGCTGGGACTGGCCAATGTGGTGCAGCTTTTCGATCCGGAACTCATCATTCTGAGCGGCGCGCGGATGCGCTACGACTACCTTTATGCCGAAGAGGTGCTCGCCGAGATGCAACGCATGACCCTGCACCCCGCCACCCCGCGCAGCCGGGTCGAGATCCACGCCTGGGGCGACCAGGTCTGGGCGCGCGGGGCGACGGCGCTGGCGCTGTCGGCGGTCACGGACGCGCTCATGGGGGAGAGATGAGAGCCATTGCGCTGCTGGCCTGCCTTGCGGGCCCGGCTCAGTCCGAAATCCGGTTCGAGGATCTGTCGGGCACCCTGCCGCCCCATGTCTATTCCGGCGGGTGGGAGCATTTCGTCGGCGGCGGTCTTGCCGTGCTGGATTGCGACGGCGACGGGTTGCCGGAGCTGTTCGCCGCGGGCGGCGAGGCCCCGGCGATCCTGCTGCGCAACCGCGGCGGCATGCGGTTCGCGCCCGGTCTGTTGCCAAAGATCATCGGCGTGACCGGGGCCTATCCGCTCGACATCGACGGGGACGGATGGCGCGATCTCTTCGTGCTGCGGGTGGGGCCGAACCTGGTGCTGCGCGGCGGGCCGGACTGCGCCTTCACCGAGGCCACCGCGGAGTTGGGGATCGACCCCGGCGACGCCTGGTCCACCGCCTTCACCGCCTGGGTCGCGCCAGGCGACGAGCGCCCGACACTTTTCGTGGCCAACTATGTCGACCGCGACGACCCCGACGGGCCGTTCGAGGCCTGTGACGACCATCAAGTTCTGCGCCCCGGCCAGGCGGGCGGGTTTCGCAGCGACAGTTTCGGGCCGGGCTTCTGCACCCTCTCGGCCCTGGCGGCGCGGGATGCGCGCGGGCGGATGACCCTGCGGCTGTCCAATGACCGGCATTACTACGTGCGCGGCGGGTACGAGCAGATGTTCGACCTGGCCGAGCGGCGGTTTCTGGGCCCGGAGGATGGCTGGCCGCAGGTGGCGCTCTGGGGCATGGGGATCGCCAGCCGGGATCTGACCGGCGACGGGCGCGACGAGGTGATGCTGACCTCCATGGGCGACCAGCTGATGCAGATCGCACAGGCCGACGGGACCTATGCCGCCGCCCCTTTCGCCATCGGCACCTATGCCCAGCGGCCCCACACGGGCGAGGATGGACGCCCCTCCACCGGCTGGCATGCGGAGTTCGGGGATGTGGACAATGACGGACGCGCGGATTTGTTTCTGGCCAAGGGCAACGTGGACCAGATGCCTGGGCTGGCGATGCAGGACCCCAACAACCTTCTGCACCAGCGCGCGGACGGGCGGTTCGAGGAGGTCTCGGTCGCCGCGGGGGTGGCCACCACGGCGCGGTCGCGGGGCGCGGCCCTGGCGGATCTGGACGGCGACGGGCGGCTCGACCTCGTGGTGGTGAACCGGCGCGCGCCGATGGAGCTCTATCGCAATGTTTCGCAGCAAACGGGCCGCTGGCTGGCGGTGGACCTGTCAGCGCTCGGGCTGGCGGAGATCGGCGCACAGGTGACGGTGATCACGAACGCGGGCGCGCAGGTGCAGCAGCGCCTGATCGGGGGCGGTCATGCAGGCGGCAGTGCGGCGCCGCTGCATTTCGGGCTGGGCGAAGCGACGCAGGCGCAGGTCGAGCTGCGCGATGCCGCCGACCGGGTGATCTGGCAGGGCGAGAGCGCTGCGGACCGGGTGCTGCGCGTGGAGCCCTGAGCGCGCGGCGGACGGGGCCAAGCGGCTTCGAAGCCGCTTGGGGCGCGGTTGGCCCAGCTGTCGCCCCGCCCGGAGCGGTGGGACGGCGGCACGGAGCGTGACGAGGGCGCAGGGGCTCGGGGCGCCGCGGGGAGCCCAAGCGGCTTCGAAGCCGCTTGCCCGGGGGCGGGCGTTGCGCGGGCGGCCCGGATTAACGGACCGGGACCGGAGATGCCCTCCACCGCCGACAAATTTTTTCGCGAAATCGTGGCGGATCAAGAGCTTCCAGAGATTTGTTTCGCGCGCGAAACATTACGGTTTTTGAATAGGTTACCGCGCGGTGCTGATACGAAATCTCAAGCAATTCGTGGCCGGGCGCTCACACAACCGTGTCTCGCGCGCAGGCGCCGCGCGGTCGCCAGACCCTGTCGGTGTGTTACGTTCGACAGAAGAGACGATTGGCCGTTCAGAGACAGGAGAGACTTGGATGACTGGGAGTTTTCTTACGCGCCGCACCCTTCTGAGCACGGGTCTGGCCACCGGGACCGCCGCGGCCCTCGGCGGGCTGAGCGTGCCCGCCCGGGCGGCGGGACTTGCGCCGACGCCGACCATGCGCGGCGGAGCCAACAATTACCGCCCCGGCGCGCCGATCGTGGAGCGCATTGGGGGCGGCGGGTTCTGGATGACCGGGACCGTGCGGCGGGCGGGCGACGGCGCGCCCTTGCCCGGCCGGCGCATCCAGATGTGGGCCCATACCACCGAAGGCCATGAGCGCGATCCCGAGAGCCATGGCGCGACCCTGACCGATGCCAACGGAATGTTCCGGCTGGAGATGCCACAGATCGTGCCCGCCTTCGGCCAGCCGCACGGGCATCTTGTCTATGACGCGGACCATGACACGGGCCATGGCGGGGGTGGGTTCAAGACCGTGTTCCTGCGCCCGATCATGGGCAGCGCCGAGGACACGACGCTGGATGTGGCCTTCGTGCTGGAGCCGGTCTGAGCCGATGCGCGGGCTTGCGGCCTGGGCGGCCGTGGGGCTGGGGATCGCGGTGCCGGTGGTTTTGGCCGCGGGCAGTCCCCTTCTGGCCTGGCGGGAGCCGGTCTATATCGCGGCGGGGTTCGCGGGAATTTTCGCGCTTGGCCGGATG
The Dinoroseobacter shibae DFL 12 = DSM 16493 genome window above contains:
- the xylF gene encoding D-xylose ABC transporter substrate-binding protein, with product MRKAILAAAIVAAGVTTSAYADVTVGVSWSNFQEERWKTDEAAIKAALEAAGATYVSADAQSSSAKQLSDVESLIAQGVDALIILAQDSQAIGPAVQAAADEGIPVVGYDRLIEDPRAFYLTFDNVEVGRMQARAVLEQAPEGNYVMIKGSPTDPNADFLRGGQQEILQDAIDAGKITIVGEAYTDGWLPANAQRNMEQILTAQDNQVDAVVASNDGTAGGVVAALTAQGMEGIPVSGQDGDHAALNRVAKGTQTVSVWKDARDLGRAAGEIAVAMANGTAMADIEGATSWTSPGGTELTARFLAPVPVTADNLTAVVDAQWITQETLCQGVTDGPAPCN
- a CDS encoding ROK family transcriptional regulator — encoded protein: MLPDSGRNAKPLRQAVFEHVRAAGHAPRMDIARALGISPGSVTTLTSDLIEAGFLTEIAAPARETGRGRPPVALAVVPAARYVLGLRLSDEMHTVSLSDFSGTELATAHRASQPGRYAVEALLTEMATLIDEVLAAAALPRDRVAALGVGLPGAVHHETGRVAWSPILAGQDHALQAIIEDRFGLPAHLENDANVLTLAELWFGAGRAMQDFAVVTIEQGVGMGLVLNNRLFRGAQGLGLELGHTKVQLDGALCRCGQRGCLEAYLADYALVREASTALDRDPRSAQTAAAMLESLFDQAKAGNGAAKAIFQRAGRFLSLGLANVVQLFDPELIILSGARMRYDYLYAEEVLAEMQRMTLHPATPRSRVEIHAWGDQVWARGATALALSAVTDALMGER
- a CDS encoding FG-GAP repeat domain-containing protein gives rise to the protein MRAIALLACLAGPAQSEIRFEDLSGTLPPHVYSGGWEHFVGGGLAVLDCDGDGLPELFAAGGEAPAILLRNRGGMRFAPGLLPKIIGVTGAYPLDIDGDGWRDLFVLRVGPNLVLRGGPDCAFTEATAELGIDPGDAWSTAFTAWVAPGDERPTLFVANYVDRDDPDGPFEACDDHQVLRPGQAGGFRSDSFGPGFCTLSALAARDARGRMTLRLSNDRHYYVRGGYEQMFDLAERRFLGPEDGWPQVALWGMGIASRDLTGDGRDEVMLTSMGDQLMQIAQADGTYAAAPFAIGTYAQRPHTGEDGRPSTGWHAEFGDVDNDGRADLFLAKGNVDQMPGLAMQDPNNLLHQRADGRFEEVSVAAGVATTARSRGAALADLDGDGRLDLVVVNRRAPMELYRNVSQQTGRWLAVDLSALGLAEIGAQVTVITNAGAQVQQRLIGGGHAGGSAAPLHFGLGEATQAQVELRDAADRVIWQGESAADRVLRVEP